Proteins encoded within one genomic window of Dyadobacter chenhuakuii:
- a CDS encoding RraA family protein has protein sequence MKRLLLLVLGLLCTENVISQQITKNELLFLTPLWKGDRFSDGRPKVPDAILKRMKLVTLEEAWAVLKGENFKHQYDDNWQTINPDSVLVGRALTASFIPGRPDIHLAIDERGHTKDGRVKSQNSWPIDMLVKGDVYVVNQFGAHEDGPTIGDNLANSIYVKSGNGIVYDGAVRDINGLKEIGSFTSFFRSYHPSHHLTSPGKEINTTLVGINQPTKIGNAAVLPGDVVLGRDGGVIFIPPHLAEKVVKTSEVVRLRDMFGHQRLREQKYTPGQIDSRWSDAIEKDFSQWLNDRIDQLPVPKEQIQELLKTRTW, from the coding sequence ATGAAAAGACTGCTTCTACTTGTACTCGGTCTGCTTTGCACAGAAAACGTTATTTCTCAGCAAATCACAAAAAATGAACTGCTTTTTCTCACTCCGCTCTGGAAGGGTGATCGATTTTCCGACGGCCGACCGAAAGTTCCTGACGCCATTCTGAAAAGAATGAAACTTGTCACATTGGAAGAGGCTTGGGCAGTATTAAAAGGAGAAAATTTCAAACATCAGTATGACGACAACTGGCAGACCATTAATCCAGACTCGGTGCTTGTTGGACGGGCCTTGACGGCTTCATTTATCCCCGGGAGGCCAGACATCCACCTGGCGATCGATGAACGTGGTCATACCAAAGATGGCAGGGTAAAGTCACAAAATTCCTGGCCTATTGATATGCTCGTGAAAGGTGATGTGTATGTGGTCAACCAATTTGGAGCCCATGAAGATGGCCCAACTATCGGTGACAATCTGGCAAATTCTATTTATGTCAAGAGTGGAAATGGCATTGTGTATGATGGGGCGGTCAGAGACATTAATGGTTTGAAAGAAATAGGTTCATTTACCTCATTTTTCAGGAGTTATCACCCATCTCACCACCTTACCAGCCCTGGTAAGGAGATAAACACCACCTTGGTCGGCATAAATCAGCCTACAAAAATCGGAAATGCTGCCGTCTTGCCAGGTGATGTTGTACTGGGTAGGGATGGAGGAGTGATTTTCATTCCTCCACATCTGGCTGAAAAAGTTGTCAAAACTTCTGAGGTGGTCAGATTGCGGGATATGTTTGGGCACCAGCGCCTTCGTGAGCAAAAGTATACACCCGGACAGATTGACTCAAGGTGGTCTGATGCAATTGAAAAAGACTTTTCGCAATGGCTCAATGATCGTATAGATCAATTGCCGGTTCCAAAAGAGCAAATCCAGGAATTGTTGAAGACCCGAACCTGGTAA
- a CDS encoding alpha/beta fold hydrolase — protein MKRLVYFFLFNLFVASCNRVEKPSSQTGIPIKYGSNHGKYVTIHNTKIYYEEYGKGIPLLLLHQGLGSIENLAGIIPELSKHYRVIAPDAPGHGRSEHADSLSGELLAEYNSQLIDQLKLDSAYVMGWSTGGNTALLLAANRPDKIKKVVSGASNSKASGLTDEARGLLKEYTIEAVKEDKDWLENYQRMNPEPEKWIKFWEDNQKAWEREIKIPDDKIASIEVPVLLIRGDRDMIKLGHTISIFEALRYGQLCVYPNIGHEMPDEKGETLCQIAIEFLNEKAVLSNASAK, from the coding sequence ATGAAACGACTCGTTTATTTTTTTTTATTTAATTTGTTCGTTGCTTCCTGCAATCGAGTTGAAAAACCTAGTAGCCAGACAGGCATACCTATTAAATATGGGTCAAATCATGGGAAGTATGTGACGATACACAATACAAAAATCTATTACGAGGAATATGGTAAAGGAATTCCCTTGCTACTCTTGCATCAAGGGCTGGGCTCGATCGAAAACCTAGCGGGCATCATTCCCGAACTCTCAAAACATTATAGAGTTATAGCACCGGATGCGCCGGGACACGGCCGCTCCGAGCATGCTGATAGTTTAAGTGGCGAATTGCTAGCTGAATACAATTCACAGCTTATCGACCAACTGAAACTGGACAGCGCTTATGTGATGGGCTGGAGCACAGGAGGGAACACTGCACTGCTGCTTGCCGCCAACAGACCTGACAAAATAAAAAAAGTCGTCAGCGGTGCTTCGAACTCCAAAGCCAGTGGACTAACTGATGAAGCCCGCGGTTTATTGAAAGAATATACCATTGAAGCGGTAAAAGAGGACAAGGATTGGTTGGAAAACTATCAGCGAATGAATCCCGAACCTGAAAAATGGATAAAATTTTGGGAGGACAATCAAAAGGCTTGGGAAAGGGAAATCAAAATTCCAGACGACAAAATCGCAAGCATCGAGGTGCCCGTGTTATTAATACGTGGTGACAGGGATATGATCAAACTCGGCCATACGATATCGATTTTTGAAGCACTTCGCTATGGACAATTATGTGTTTATCCTAATATAGGGCATGAAATGCCAGACGAAAAAGGAGAAACGCTATGCCAGATAGCCATTGAATTTTTAAATGAGAAAGCCGTATTAAGTAACGCTTCAGCGAAATAA
- a CDS encoding SusC/RagA family TonB-linked outer membrane protein: MKRPSTRIPWGSLALLSGIWLCPGLQTEARSGILASVRHESTAAVTITGKVTDEKGAGLPGVNVIEKGTANGTTTSPDGDYKITVAGASSVLTFSFIGYIPQETTVENRTSVSIQLAPEDKSLDEIVVVGYGTQKKVNVTGAVSAIKIDDKITNRSLSNVSSGLQGLVPGLAVNQNSGMAGRNNASLVIRGLGTVNNASPLVVVDGMPDVDINRLNMNDIETVSILKDATSSSVYGSRAANGVILITTKSGKGQEKASINFSGNYGVQVPTRSYEFLSNYPRTLTLHQRAAAVNTLRSNFNFKDGTIDQWMAMGMIDPVAFPNTDWWDVILRTGSVQNYNLSSSGGGDKSNFFISVGLMNEKGLQVNNDFKRYNARFNYDYKIRKNINTGVKFNGNWSNMTYALEDGFTDDDAANTAGFDMQYAIPGILPYDPTTGYFGGVMAYNEDPQAYNPYTLYVNQLNKQNRQEANVNMYVDWTPIKGLTARIDYALNYFNQFRWNAAMPNQSYNFQTNTFGSRVYVGPNASVGNFTNTGYKTLLNGRLNYNTTIAKNHELGAMFVYSEEYWYDRYQATSRNDRLHPSLHEVDAALTDIQSTAGNSSTEGLRSYIGRVNYAAFDKYLLEVNFRSDGSSRFLPGSQFGFFPSAALGWRFTEEAFINRYTSGILTNGKIRASYGSLGNNSGVGRYEQQSTLAASNYMVNGQIVKGFVNRKLVNKDLSWETTKVFNLGLDLSFLNNRLTAEIDYYDRLTTGMNRPSEMSNLLTGAYDAPRKNIGNLRNRGIEGNLTWRDRKGAVNYSLAVNASYNRTNLESWNEFLARGYTFLNMPYHFLYSYQDAGVAQTWQDVYNATPQGASPGDILRKDVNGDGRISDEDKVAYPRVQRDRPTTNFAVNGSVSWRGIDLTFLLQGASGRKDYWINIYNNVNFGAQRYASTQGHWDNPWSVENRDGTWPRLNGNANREETSFWLDNLSYLRVKNIQLGYNLPITLTKKLGMTNFRIFASSENLATITKFRGLDPEKAGNRSDAYPLNKSYSVGINIGI; encoded by the coding sequence ATGAAACGACCCTCTACGCGCATTCCGTGGGGAAGTCTCGCTCTGCTGTCAGGTATCTGGCTGTGCCCGGGGCTTCAAACGGAAGCAAGAAGCGGCATCCTGGCGAGCGTCAGGCACGAATCGACGGCCGCTGTGACCATCACTGGTAAGGTAACCGATGAAAAAGGGGCCGGGCTACCCGGGGTGAATGTCATCGAAAAGGGCACTGCCAACGGGACCACCACCAGCCCGGACGGAGACTACAAGATCACAGTTGCCGGCGCCTCGTCGGTGCTGACATTCAGCTTTATCGGCTACATTCCCCAGGAAACTACCGTCGAAAACCGCACATCGGTCAGTATTCAACTCGCCCCAGAGGACAAATCGTTGGATGAAATAGTCGTTGTAGGCTACGGAACCCAGAAAAAAGTGAATGTCACCGGCGCAGTCTCAGCCATTAAAATCGACGACAAAATTACTAACCGCTCACTCAGCAACGTTTCATCGGGTCTTCAAGGATTGGTACCAGGGCTTGCCGTAAACCAGAATTCGGGTATGGCCGGCCGAAACAATGCGTCGCTGGTGATCCGGGGATTGGGAACCGTCAACAACGCTAGCCCGCTGGTCGTCGTCGACGGAATGCCTGATGTGGACATCAACAGACTGAATATGAATGATATTGAAACTGTATCTATTCTGAAAGACGCCACATCTTCATCTGTCTACGGATCTCGTGCTGCAAACGGCGTTATCCTGATCACCACCAAATCGGGTAAGGGACAGGAAAAAGCATCCATCAATTTCTCAGGAAACTATGGGGTTCAGGTTCCGACCCGATCCTATGAATTTCTTTCAAATTATCCGCGCACGCTCACGCTCCACCAGCGCGCAGCGGCTGTGAACACATTGCGTTCCAACTTCAATTTCAAAGACGGCACCATTGACCAATGGATGGCGATGGGAATGATTGATCCGGTCGCGTTTCCGAACACCGACTGGTGGGATGTGATTCTGCGCACAGGTTCGGTTCAGAACTACAACCTGTCTTCTTCCGGTGGCGGCGACAAGTCTAATTTCTTCATTTCCGTGGGGTTAATGAATGAAAAAGGATTACAGGTCAACAATGATTTCAAACGTTACAATGCGCGCTTCAACTACGATTACAAGATAAGAAAGAACATTAATACAGGTGTGAAATTCAATGGAAACTGGTCGAATATGACTTATGCGTTGGAGGACGGTTTCACCGATGACGACGCTGCCAACACAGCGGGCTTTGATATGCAATATGCAATTCCGGGTATTTTGCCGTATGATCCGACAACTGGTTACTTTGGAGGTGTGATGGCTTATAACGAAGATCCTCAGGCTTATAACCCATACACACTTTATGTCAACCAGCTTAACAAGCAAAACAGGCAGGAAGCGAATGTCAATATGTACGTGGATTGGACGCCGATCAAAGGACTGACTGCCCGCATTGATTACGCACTGAATTATTTCAACCAGTTTCGCTGGAATGCGGCCATGCCCAACCAGTCCTACAATTTCCAGACAAACACATTTGGCAGTCGCGTGTATGTAGGACCAAACGCTAGTGTAGGGAACTTTACAAACACGGGTTACAAAACGCTCCTGAACGGAAGGCTGAATTACAACACGACCATTGCCAAGAACCACGAGCTCGGCGCAATGTTCGTTTACAGTGAAGAATACTGGTACGACCGTTATCAGGCTACTTCAAGGAACGACAGGCTGCACCCGTCTTTGCACGAAGTGGACGCAGCTTTGACCGACATTCAATCCACCGCCGGTAATTCTTCGACAGAAGGTTTGCGCTCTTACATTGGTCGGGTAAATTATGCTGCTTTCGACAAATATCTGCTCGAAGTGAATTTCCGTTCGGATGGTTCTTCCAGGTTCCTGCCTGGCAGCCAGTTTGGTTTCTTTCCATCCGCAGCATTGGGTTGGCGCTTTACGGAGGAAGCATTCATCAACCGTTACACCAGTGGTATTCTTACCAACGGAAAGATCCGTGCTTCTTACGGAAGTCTTGGAAATAACAGCGGTGTAGGCCGTTACGAGCAGCAATCTACGCTTGCTGCAAGCAATTATATGGTCAACGGCCAGATTGTAAAGGGTTTTGTAAATCGAAAACTCGTTAATAAAGACTTGTCCTGGGAAACAACAAAAGTATTTAACCTGGGTCTGGATCTGAGCTTCCTGAACAACCGCCTCACGGCTGAAATCGATTATTACGACCGCCTTACCACCGGCATGAACCGTCCTTCGGAAATGTCGAACCTGCTCACGGGTGCATATGATGCGCCGCGCAAGAACATCGGTAACCTGCGTAACCGCGGTATCGAAGGGAACCTGACCTGGCGTGACAGGAAAGGTGCTGTGAATTACTCATTGGCAGTGAATGCGTCTTACAACAGGACCAACCTGGAATCATGGAATGAATTTCTGGCGAGAGGCTACACTTTTTTAAATATGCCTTATCACTTTCTGTACAGTTACCAGGATGCCGGCGTTGCCCAAACTTGGCAGGATGTGTACAATGCAACGCCGCAAGGTGCTTCTCCGGGCGATATTTTACGCAAGGATGTCAATGGCGATGGAAGAATTTCGGATGAGGATAAAGTGGCTTACCCGAGAGTTCAGCGCGATCGCCCGACAACCAACTTCGCAGTAAACGGAAGCGTCTCGTGGCGTGGAATTGACCTGACATTCCTTTTGCAGGGAGCTTCGGGCCGCAAAGATTATTGGATCAATATCTACAACAATGTCAACTTCGGAGCGCAGCGTTATGCATCCACACAAGGACATTGGGACAATCCATGGTCGGTGGAAAACCGCGACGGTACATGGCCGAGACTGAACGGAAATGCCAACCGCGAGGAAACGAGCTTCTGGCTTGATAACCTGTCTTACCTGCGTGTGAAGAACATTCAGCTGGGTTACAACCTGCCCATAACATTGACCAAAAAGCTGGGCATGACCAACTTTCGCATCTTCGCTTCATCTGAAAATCTAGCTACAATCACCAAGTTCCGCGGACTGGATCCTGAGAAAGCCGGAAACAGAAGCGATGCATATCCTTTGAACAAATCCTATTCGGTTGGTATCAATATAGGAATCTAA
- a CDS encoding RagB/SusD family nutrient uptake outer membrane protein, which produces MKSIKHIILAIVLTCLIFGMGSCTQDLLEQDPTTELATDAFWKTEDDATFALNGAYASVRPLFDRDYYLDGHGEYVRTRGTSATSGNLRLGDAYHDGDYNPSGYGDNFDKMYRYLYGGVNRTNYVITNVERMLLTAKPESVPKLEAIVGEAKLLRGMVYFRLISMWGDVPYFTKIAESNADVSTLARTPITQVKDSIMADFNYAYEKLPEKGPGAGRAGKPAALAFRGKLQLYWACWNRFGWPELESFKPDANAATAAYTAAAADFNSVINDYGLVLFRNGEPGDIDSLGKADKLPNYYYLFTPAANNDPEIIMGFTHGGTGTSQGEELMRDFAGRSHEGSQLWVAPRYEIADRYQSIITGDFATKLVPMNPVDAGGRTAPNSAVNPQSYKNRDYRMKASIMWDYELSVGLASLKSTGWSPFIYKTWNQAITINGVKYTTYNTDGTNSGYVFRKFLRNYAGQGRSDGDYNFPVMRLADVYLMYAEATNAVKGPTADAITLVNKVRHRGNLPALKATKTANADAFFAAIEQERIIELLAEGHRGFDIRRWRAQERVWGAPYTEGIWRIDTHGANQQRYFQNTPERTYQQNYIFRIPPGERDRNPNLTQNTPWL; this is translated from the coding sequence ATGAAAAGTATTAAACATATAATATTAGCTATTGTCCTCACATGCCTCATTTTCGGGATGGGCTCATGTACGCAGGACTTGCTTGAACAGGACCCTACGACGGAATTGGCCACCGATGCATTCTGGAAAACCGAAGATGACGCAACATTTGCTTTAAATGGTGCCTATGCATCAGTTCGCCCGCTTTTTGACCGTGATTATTATCTTGACGGGCATGGAGAATATGTCCGTACACGCGGAACCAGCGCCACAAGCGGTAACCTGCGCCTGGGCGACGCTTACCACGATGGTGACTATAACCCAAGCGGATATGGCGACAATTTTGACAAGATGTACAGATACCTGTACGGCGGAGTAAACCGCACCAATTATGTGATCACCAATGTGGAAAGAATGCTGTTGACTGCAAAGCCTGAGTCCGTACCCAAGCTAGAAGCGATTGTTGGAGAAGCCAAGCTGCTGCGTGGAATGGTCTATTTTCGGCTGATCTCCATGTGGGGTGATGTGCCATATTTTACCAAAATCGCTGAGAGCAATGCAGATGTCTCTACACTAGCGCGGACGCCGATCACGCAGGTGAAAGATTCCATTATGGCGGATTTCAATTATGCTTATGAAAAGCTGCCTGAAAAAGGACCGGGCGCAGGGCGTGCCGGAAAACCTGCGGCACTGGCATTTCGCGGAAAGCTGCAACTCTACTGGGCTTGCTGGAACCGGTTCGGCTGGCCTGAGCTTGAAAGTTTCAAACCCGATGCCAATGCTGCCACGGCAGCTTATACGGCCGCAGCAGCAGATTTCAACTCGGTGATCAACGATTACGGTTTGGTTTTATTCCGCAACGGAGAGCCGGGAGACATTGACTCGCTGGGCAAGGCTGATAAGCTGCCCAATTATTATTATTTGTTCACGCCGGCTGCCAACAATGATCCTGAAATTATCATGGGTTTCACACACGGAGGCACAGGAACGAGTCAGGGAGAGGAGCTGATGCGCGACTTCGCTGGTCGTTCTCATGAAGGTTCACAACTGTGGGTGGCGCCGCGGTATGAGATTGCAGATCGCTACCAGTCTATCATAACGGGCGATTTTGCTACGAAGCTGGTGCCTATGAACCCGGTGGATGCGGGGGGGCGCACTGCGCCAAATTCTGCCGTAAATCCACAAAGCTATAAAAACCGTGACTACCGGATGAAAGCTTCCATTATGTGGGATTATGAATTGAGTGTTGGTTTGGCTTCACTGAAATCAACCGGCTGGTCACCATTTATTTACAAAACCTGGAACCAGGCTATCACAATTAACGGCGTTAAATACACGACTTACAATACCGACGGCACCAACTCGGGTTACGTGTTCCGCAAGTTCCTGCGCAACTATGCAGGGCAGGGACGCAGCGATGGCGATTACAACTTCCCGGTCATGCGACTGGCCGATGTATATCTGATGTATGCAGAGGCAACCAATGCAGTGAAAGGTCCTACTGCTGACGCGATTACATTGGTAAACAAAGTCCGTCACCGCGGAAATCTGCCTGCGCTTAAAGCAACCAAAACCGCAAATGCGGATGCATTCTTTGCTGCCATTGAACAAGAGCGCATCATTGAACTTTTAGCCGAAGGGCACCGTGGCTTTGACATTCGCAGATGGCGTGCGCAGGAACGTGTGTGGGGAGCTCCATATACGGAGGGAATCTGGCGGATTGATACGCACGGAGCCAATCAGCAAAGGTATTTTCAGAATACTCCCGAGCGCACTTATCAGCAGAACTACATTTTCAGGATCCCACCGGGCGAGCGCGACCGTAATCCAAACCTGACCCAGAACACACCGTGGCTGTAA
- a CDS encoding DUF5018 domain-containing protein, with protein sequence MLKNIKWIAAMMLTVSVLVSCKEDFPVDEDGLLITSRSQCYVSNFELLGPDFQTVRVENAVIDTTAQTINVKVFYGTDLTNLYPQFTLVTDAKLDPKIIGKVDFSDLSSPKQYTVVSGNRKVRKTYTVNLTVQTP encoded by the coding sequence ATGCTAAAAAATATAAAATGGATCGCCGCAATGATGCTGACAGTCAGCGTGCTGGTATCCTGTAAAGAAGACTTCCCTGTGGACGAAGATGGGCTGCTGATCACCAGTCGCAGCCAATGTTATGTCAGTAACTTCGAACTGCTTGGACCTGATTTTCAAACCGTAAGGGTGGAGAATGCAGTCATTGACACCACTGCCCAAACGATCAATGTGAAGGTTTTTTATGGTACTGACCTGACAAATCTTTATCCGCAGTTTACGCTCGTCACCGACGCCAAGCTCGATCCGAAAATCATCGGAAAAGTGGATTTCTCCGACCTTTCAAGCCCAAAGCAATACACTGTTGTGTCGGGCAACCGAAAGGTCAGGAAAACTTATACGGTTAATCTTACCGTGCAAACCCCATAA